GCTCGACGCGCTCACGAACTATCAGCCGAAGGTGCCGCTGCGCATCTATACGGCCGATCACGTGCTGATCGGCGAGTTCGGCGAAGAGCGCCGTCAACTCGTGCGCTTCCAGGACATCCCCGACGTGCAGAAGAAAGCGGTGCTCGCGATCGAGGACTATCGCTTCTACGAACACGGCGGCGTGGACTTCGTCGGCATCCTGCGCGCGGGCGTCACCGACCTGATGCACGGCGGCGCCTCGCAGGGCGCGAGCACGATCACCATGCAGGTCGCGCGCAACTTCTTCCTCTCGAGCGAGAAGACCTACACGCGCAAGATCTACGAGATGCTGCTCGCGTACAAGATCGAGCGCGCGCTCACCAAGGACCAGATTCTCGAGCTGTACATGAACCAGATTTATCTGGGGCAGCGCGCGTACGGCTTCTCGGCGGCGGCGCGCGTGTACTTCGGCAAGGACCTCAAGGACATCACGCTGGCGCAGGCCGCGATGCTCGCGGGCTTGCCGAAGGCACCTTCGGCGTATAACCCGATCGTCAATCCGCACCGCGCGAAGATCCGCCAGGAGTACATCCTCAAGCGCATGCTCGATCTCGGTTACATCAACCAGGCGCAGTACGACGAAGCGATGAAGGAACCCATCGTGACGAAGACCGCCGGCACCGAGTACAACGTGCACGCGGAATATGTCGCGGAAATGGTGCGTCAGATGATGTACGCGCAGTACAAGGACGAAACCTACACGCGCGGTCTCACGGTCACGACGACGATCGATTCCGGCGATCAGGACGCGGCGTACGCCGCCGTGCGCAAGGGCGTAATGGACTACGAGCGCCGTCACGGCTATCGCGGCCCGGAAGGCTTCGTGCAACTGCCGGCAGCCGGCGACGACCGCGATCAGGCCATCGACGACGCGCTCACCGATCACCCCGACAACGGCGACATCGTCTCGGCCGTGGTGACCGACGCGGGCCCGAAGGCGGTGACCGCGCAACTGCTCGACGGCACCAGCATCAAGGTGACGGGCGAGGGCCTGCGCTTCGTCGCGGCCGGGCTGTCGTCGCGCGCCTCGCAGGCGCTGCGCATTCGCCCGGGTTCGATCGTGCGCCTGATGGCCGACGCCAAGGGCAACTGGCAGATCACGCAACTGCCGCAGGTGGAAGGCGCGCTGATCTCGCTCACGCCGCAGGACGGCGCGATTCGCGCGCTGATCGGCGGCTTCGACTTCAACAAGAACAAGTTCAACCACGTGACGCAAGCCTGGCGCCAGCCGGGTTCGAGCTTCAAGCCGTTCATCTATTCGGCCTCGCTCGAAAAGGGCCTGGGACCGGCGACCATCATCAACGACGCGCCGCTGTACTTCCCGCCCAGCACGCCCGGCGGCGATGCGTGGGAACCGAAGGACGACGACCAGCCCGATGGTCCGATGCCCATGCGTCTCGCGTTGCAGAAGTCGAAGAACCTCGTGTCGATCCGCATCCTCTCGTACATCGGCACGAAGTACGCGCAGGACTACGTCACGCAGCGGTTCGGTTTCGATGCCGACAAAACGCCGCCGTATCTGCCGATGGCGCTCGGCGCGGGCCTCGTCACGCCGTTGCAGTCGGCGGGCGCGTACAGCGTGTTCGCCAACGGCGGCTATCGCATCAACCCGTATCTCATCGCCGAAGTCGACGATGCGCACGGTCAGCCGATCCTGCGCGCGACGCCGCTCGTGGCGGGTCGCAACGCGCCGCAGACGCTCTCGCCGCGCAACGCGTATGTGATGAACAGCCTGCTGCATTCGGTGGCGACGGCGGGGACGGGCGCGGGCACCAATGTCCTGCATCGCAACGACCTGCAAGGCAAGACGGGTACGACCAACGACGCGCACGACGGCTGGTTCGCCGGTTATCAGCGTTCGCTCGTGGCGGTGGCGTGGATGGGTTACGACCAGCCGAAGAGTCTCGGTAGCCGCGAATTCGGCGCGCAGCTCGCGCTGCCGATCTGGGTCGAGTACATGCAGCGCGCGCTGCGCGGCGTGCCGCAGGAAGAGCCGGCCATGCCCGAGGGTCTCACCACGCTCAACGGTGAGCTGTACTTCTCCGACATGACGCCGGGCAACGGTTTTGTTTCGGCGATCGGTCTGGATTCCGCGAATCCCGCGGGCGCGGCCAGCGACGCGAGCGGCGCGACGGGCTCGATGGGGCCGGGCGGCATGACGCCGCCGAGCGTGACGAACTCGGAGAAGCAGCAGATCATGGATCTGTTCGAATCCAACAAGCCTTGAGGGTTTTGGTTTAGCAAGGCGGCGAGGAAAACAGCACGGCGCGTCGGCAACGGCGCGCCGTGTTTTTTATTGCGCGGGGAAAGTTGTTGTGCGGCAAGGCGTTGGTGAGGATGTCCAGGGGTTTTGCACAGGGCTGTGAACAAAAACTGTGGACAAGTTTTGCGCGCAGAATCTGTGATCCGTCAACAAATGGCACACGAACATCGGTGCCTGTTCACGGCAACGGCAACGGCAACGGCATCGCACCGGCTTGTCGCGCGAGCGGCTTCCCGTTTCGATAGCTCACGCAGTTCACGCGGCCGAAGGGGCGGGACTCAGCATGATGACGACACTCGCTCCATCGTTCGAGTCGATCATCGACGCTATGCATTCTTTCGTGTCGATGTCGAATACGCCGTCCTTGAGATGGATCGTCACGGTCGCGCCGGTGTGAAACGTCAGGTTGGTGACGGAGCTTTGGGCGGTTTGCTTGCGGGTTGCGCGTGAAAGTGCCAAGGCATCCACGAAGATCGCGCCAACCGGCTTTTGAGCCGGGCGATCTTGCTCCGCACCTGTGGCGTTGGGCCGTTCGTTGTTGATGGCTTGCTTACGGGTGTTCATTCGTCAGGCTCCTTGCGCCCGGACAATCCGGCGCTGTTGTGAGACATCCTGAACCCGTATGAGGCACGGTGATATCGAAAAGCTTCGAATGCCGTTTCGCCGAATCATCCGCCGTCTTCAAGCGACGTGGATTTCCCCGATGCGCTGCCATAAAAGCCATACGAAACAAGGCCGAACGCCGTGTGTTCCACGCTTATCCCCAGGCTTGTGAACAAAAACTGTGGACAACCCGCACGCCGACGTTGTCCACAGTTTCTGTTGATGCCCCTGTTCATAACCCTGGGATACCGAACTTAACTCCCTGATCCCAAAGCCATTGCGCGCCCGTATCACGCGTGCGTCACGAATGGGGCAAGCGCACAGCACACCGAAGCAATCGGCCGGCTCAAAACACGTCGTCGTATCGCAGTCCGAACGTTCTCGCCTTCGAGCCGCGCGTGTAGGTCACCGCCCAGTGCGCGAGCCACGCGCCCGTCAACGCGCCCAGTGCGTCGGCGAACAGATCCTTGTACGAGAAGCCGTCGGTGCGGCAGGTGCCGTCGAAGGTTTCCTTCAGGAGCCCCGGCACCGTGCCGATCAGCGTGCCGTAGACCACGGGATGATCCGTGTCGCGCGCGAGCCAGCCGCCGATCGCGCCGAAGGGCGCGGAAACCGCGAAGTGTTCAAGCTTGTCGGTGCCCGTCCAGCTGTCGCCGTTCTGAATGCGAAAGCCGCCACGTGAGCCCGCGCAGTCGAGGCTCGCGTGCGCGCCGGCACTCGCAAGACAGAGCAGGGCGACACACGCAGCCCGTTTCACGCAATTGACGTGATATCCCATGATCGTCATCTCTCAGGTAGTTAGCCTCGCGCGTTTGCGACTGATGCCGTCTCGTGCGCGCCGACCTCTCGGCCCGGGTTCCCATCAAAATTACGCAGGACTCCGCATTAAATTGATTGGTCGAACTCAGTTATTGCCGATTTAGGCCGGAGTCTATCAGCTTAGTCCTAAAAAATGGGGTCAGAAAATCCTGTCAGAGTTGCAGGATTCCGCACGGAGAACGGCGACGCGCACGCTTTATGGCGCGGTGGAGAGCGCTTCTACGATGGCGTCTTCGAGACGGTCGTTGCCCCAGAACATTTCC
The Paraburkholderia acidisoli genome window above contains:
- a CDS encoding penicillin-binding protein 1A, whose amino-acid sequence is MPIIKRPPSPQYPNDDREPSFNTGRQPPRRNEPPSGGNGGGGSPGGAGASGNGRGPRRRSLGASIALWFVGIIAACGVVGALVVGYALVVMGPQLPSLDALTNYQPKVPLRIYTADHVLIGEFGEERRQLVRFQDIPDVQKKAVLAIEDYRFYEHGGVDFVGILRAGVTDLMHGGASQGASTITMQVARNFFLSSEKTYTRKIYEMLLAYKIERALTKDQILELYMNQIYLGQRAYGFSAAARVYFGKDLKDITLAQAAMLAGLPKAPSAYNPIVNPHRAKIRQEYILKRMLDLGYINQAQYDEAMKEPIVTKTAGTEYNVHAEYVAEMVRQMMYAQYKDETYTRGLTVTTTIDSGDQDAAYAAVRKGVMDYERRHGYRGPEGFVQLPAAGDDRDQAIDDALTDHPDNGDIVSAVVTDAGPKAVTAQLLDGTSIKVTGEGLRFVAAGLSSRASQALRIRPGSIVRLMADAKGNWQITQLPQVEGALISLTPQDGAIRALIGGFDFNKNKFNHVTQAWRQPGSSFKPFIYSASLEKGLGPATIINDAPLYFPPSTPGGDAWEPKDDDQPDGPMPMRLALQKSKNLVSIRILSYIGTKYAQDYVTQRFGFDADKTPPYLPMALGAGLVTPLQSAGAYSVFANGGYRINPYLIAEVDDAHGQPILRATPLVAGRNAPQTLSPRNAYVMNSLLHSVATAGTGAGTNVLHRNDLQGKTGTTNDAHDGWFAGYQRSLVAVAWMGYDQPKSLGSREFGAQLALPIWVEYMQRALRGVPQEEPAMPEGLTTLNGELYFSDMTPGNGFVSAIGLDSANPAGAASDASGATGSMGPGGMTPPSVTNSEKQQIMDLFESNKP